In Patagioenas fasciata isolate bPatFas1 chromosome 18, bPatFas1.hap1, whole genome shotgun sequence, a genomic segment contains:
- the MMD gene encoding monocyte to macrophage differentiation factor isoform X2: MRRLQERFRRFMNHPAPANSRYKPTCYEHAANCYTHALLIVPAIVGSALLHRLSDDRWEKITAWMYGMGLCALFIVSTVFHIVSWKKSHLRTMEHCFHMCDRMMIYVFIAASYAPWLNLRELGPLASHMRWFIWLMAAGGTIYVFLYHEKYKIVELFFYLAMGFSPALVVTSMSNTDGLQEVAWGGLIYCLGVVFFKSDGVIPFAHAIWHLFVATAAAVHYYAIWKYLYRSPADIIRHL, encoded by the exons ATGCGGCGGCTCCAGGAGAGGTTCAGGAG GTTCATGAACCACCCAGCTCCAGCGAACAGCCGCTACAAACCCACTTGTTATGAACATGCTGCAAACTGTTACACACATGCA CTCCTCATTGTTCCCGCCATCGTGGGCAGTGCCCTTCTCCACCGGCTCTCTGACGATCGATGGGAGAAGATAACGGCGTGGATGTACGGCATGGGGCTCTGCGCGCTCTTCATTGTCTCCACAGTATTTCATATCGTTTCTTGGAAAAAGAGTCACCTAAG GACAATGGAGCATTGCTTTCACATGTGTGACAGAATGATGATCTATGTCTTTATTGCGGCATCGTATGCACCATG GTTAAATCTGCGTGAGCTGGGACCTCTGGCATCTCACATGCGTTGGTTCATCTGGCTGATGGCGGCTGGAGGAACCATTTATGTATTTCTCTACCATGAAAA GTATAAGATTGTTGAGCTCTTTTTCTATTTAGCAATGGGATTTTCTCCTGCTCTGGTGGTGACATCCATG AGCAACACAGACGGACTTCAGGAGGTGGCCTGGGGCGGCCTGATCTACTGTCTGGGGGTGGTTTTCTTCAAGAGCGACGGCGTCATCCCCTTCGCCCACGCCATCTGGCACCTCTTCGTGGCCACTGCGGCCGCCGTGCATTACTACGCCATCTGGAAGTACCTGTACAGGAGTCCTGCAGACATAATCCGTCACTTGTGA
- the MMD gene encoding monocyte to macrophage differentiation factor isoform X1: MFTLRLQKDITFTRFMNHPAPANSRYKPTCYEHAANCYTHALLIVPAIVGSALLHRLSDDRWEKITAWMYGMGLCALFIVSTVFHIVSWKKSHLRTMEHCFHMCDRMMIYVFIAASYAPWLNLRELGPLASHMRWFIWLMAAGGTIYVFLYHEKYKIVELFFYLAMGFSPALVVTSMSNTDGLQEVAWGGLIYCLGVVFFKSDGVIPFAHAIWHLFVATAAAVHYYAIWKYLYRSPADIIRHL, encoded by the exons GTTCATGAACCACCCAGCTCCAGCGAACAGCCGCTACAAACCCACTTGTTATGAACATGCTGCAAACTGTTACACACATGCA CTCCTCATTGTTCCCGCCATCGTGGGCAGTGCCCTTCTCCACCGGCTCTCTGACGATCGATGGGAGAAGATAACGGCGTGGATGTACGGCATGGGGCTCTGCGCGCTCTTCATTGTCTCCACAGTATTTCATATCGTTTCTTGGAAAAAGAGTCACCTAAG GACAATGGAGCATTGCTTTCACATGTGTGACAGAATGATGATCTATGTCTTTATTGCGGCATCGTATGCACCATG GTTAAATCTGCGTGAGCTGGGACCTCTGGCATCTCACATGCGTTGGTTCATCTGGCTGATGGCGGCTGGAGGAACCATTTATGTATTTCTCTACCATGAAAA GTATAAGATTGTTGAGCTCTTTTTCTATTTAGCAATGGGATTTTCTCCTGCTCTGGTGGTGACATCCATG AGCAACACAGACGGACTTCAGGAGGTGGCCTGGGGCGGCCTGATCTACTGTCTGGGGGTGGTTTTCTTCAAGAGCGACGGCGTCATCCCCTTCGCCCACGCCATCTGGCACCTCTTCGTGGCCACTGCGGCCGCCGTGCATTACTACGCCATCTGGAAGTACCTGTACAGGAGTCCTGCAGACATAATCCGTCACTTGTGA